CCCACTAAAGCAGCAGGGAAGGGGACGTCGCTCTCAGCGTCGCGGGGCAGCGGTGCGGAAGCGTGCGTCAAGGGGAGGCCGCCCGCGGCCGAGACAGCACGCGGAGCATCGGTGCCTCGCGGCGCATCCCAGCCACCGCCGTCGTCCCCAGAGAGGAAGTGCTCAACAGCGCGCCGGCCGAAGACCAGTCCTTCAAGGAGGGAGTTGCTGGCCAGCCGGTTTGCCCCGTGGACCCCGGTGCGCGCAACTTCCCCGGCGGCATACAGCCCGGGAACGGTTGTCCTGGCGTGGAGGTCGGTGAGGACTCCGCCCATCCAGTAGTGGGCCGCGGGCGCCACCGGAACCAGTTCGCGGGTCCAGTCGATGCCGGCGTCGAGGGTTCTCTGCGTGAGGGTGGGGAACCGCCTCGCCAGGAATCCGGGACCCTTGGTTTGCTCAATGATGCGTGCGTCGAGGTAGACGTGGCCGTTGGGGTCGCCGAGCTTGGCAAGGTGCAGGGCAATGCTGCGGGAGACCACGTCGCGGGGGGCGAGTTCTGCCCCGGGATGGTAGGCCCGCATGAACCGCTTCCCGTTACCATCGACGAGGATGGCTCCTTCGCCGCGGACGGCTTCGGAGATGAGGAGCGGATCCTGGTCCAGCCCGCGTGCGGTGCCCGGGTCCGGGGCGCCGGCGCCGGGCACCAGGCAGGTGGGGTGGAACTGGAAGAATTCCAGGTCGGCCACTGCTGCCCCGCTGCGGACGGCGAGCGCAAGGCCGTCGGCGGTGGCCACCGCGGGGTTGGTGGTCTGGGCAAACAACTGGCCTGCTCCGCCGGTGGCGAGCAGCACAGCGTCCCCGTGCAGTGTGAGTGTCCGGCCGTCCTGCAGGAACTCGACGCCGTTGACGCGACCGTCCGTCTGCCGGAGGGCTGTGGCGTTGGCGCCGGTATGAAGTGCCACGGAACCGTCTGCCTGCCGGGCCAGTGCTGCACGGATCAGGGCCGCGGCCACCTTCGCGCCTGTGGCGTCGCCGCCTGCGTGAAGGATCCGCGGGGCGGAATGGGCGGCTTCCAGCCCCAACGCCGGGCCGCCGTCTGCACCGGGATCAAAGACCACGCCGAACCGTTCCAGCCCGGCAATGTCCCTGCGGGCCTCCGTGCACATGAGCCGGACTGCCTCTTCGTTGCAGTGTCCCGCACCTGCCTGCAGGGTGTCGGCAATGTGGGCCGCAACGGTGTCCCCGGGGGCGGGCTCGTCCAGCACGGCTGAGATGCCGCCCTGGGCGTACCAGGTGTTGCTCTCGCAAAGCGGGCCCTTGCTCAGGAGCACCACGTCGGCCCCGGCGTCCGCCGCCAGGAGTGCGGCGTAAAGTCCGGCAATACCGCTGCCGACGACGATCAGCCGCCGGCGCGTGCCGGGCTCAGTGGACGGGGTGGACATTATGGCCTGGCGGCGAGCATGCGCTCGAGGGCGGTCCGTGCGCGGTCCTGGACGGAGTCCGCCACCGTGATCCGGTTGACGATCCGCCCGGCCACCAGTTCCTCCAGCACCCAGGCAAGGTAGCCCGGGTGGATGCGGTACATGGTGGAGCAGGGGCAGATCACGGGATCCAGGCAGAAGATGGTGTGCTGCGGGTATTCCGCGGCGAGGCGGTTCACCATGTTGATCTCGGTGCCGATGGCAAAGGTGGTGGGCTCCGTGGCCGCGGCGATTGCCTTCTTGATGAAGTCGGTGGAGCCGGCCGAATCGGCAGCATCCACCACCTCCATGGGGCATTCGGGGTGCACGATCACCTGGACGCCCGGGAAATCGGCGCGGGCTTTCTCGATCTGGGCCACGCTGAAGCGCTTGTGCACCGAGCAGAACCCGTGCCACAGGATGACGCGGGAATCGAGCAGCGCCTGCTCATCGTTGCCGCCCAGGTCCTTGCGCGGATTCCACATGGGCATCTGCTCCATTGGCACGCCCAGGGCCTTGGCGGTGTTGCGGCCCAGGTGCTGGTCCGGGAAGAACAGCACCCGCCGGGCGCGCTGGAACGCCCACTCAAGGACCGTCCTGGCGTTGGAGGAGGTGCAGACGATGCCGCCGTGCTCGCCGCAGAAAGCCTTAAGGGCAGCGGAGGAATTCATGTAGGTGACGGGGATGACCGGTACCCGGCCCTCGGCGTCGGGCTCCGTGCCGTAAATCTCCTCAAGCTGCTCCCAGCACTCAGCCACGGAGTCGGCGTCGGCCATGTCCGCCATGGAGCAGCCGGCCGCCAGGTTGGGCAGGATGACGGCCTGCTCGGGGGCTGAGAGGATGTCAGCGGTTTCGGCCATGAAGTGCACACCGCAGAAAACGATCGCCTCTGCATCAGGACGGGTGAGTGCGGCGTTGGCCAACTGGAAGGAGTCGCCCACGAAGTCGGCGTACTGGATCACTTCATCGCGCTGGTAGAAATGCCCCAGGATGACGGCCCTGTCCCCCAGCGCGGCCTTCGCAGCCAGGATCCTTTCGCCCAGCTCGGCGTCGCTGGCCAGTTTGTACTCCTCGGGCAGCTGGCCCTGGCGGGGAGTGGCGGCGGGAGCCACGTCCGCGCTGGAGGCACCCGGGCCGTAGGCGGGAACGCCGGCGAGCGCCTCGGCACGGTCGTAGTCCCAGGGGCCTTTGGCCAGGGCGGGGCTGCAGGTGCTGCCCTTTGCGGTGGCGCCGTTTTCGGCCTGTTCGCGCGAGATCAGCTGGATTGCCGTGTTGACGCTGCTCATGGTGTGCTCCTGTTGTCTGGGTCAAGGCCGGGCCGGCCGGTAAAGCGGTAGAGGCGCGGGGGGCGGTGCTTGCCGCCCTGGAGGTATTCGCCGGTTTCTTCTATTTCGGGGGTGGACTTGAGCTGCCTGCGGAAGTTCGCCGGATCCAACTCGCGGTCCAGGACGGCTTCATAAACCTCCCGCACCTGGGCCAGGGTGAAGTATTCCCCCAGCAGGTGGTAGGCCACGGAGCCGTAGGCCAACTTGTTGCGGAGCCGCCACAGCGCGTAGTCCACGATCGCGTTGTGGTCAAAGGCGAGCTCACCAAGCCTGTCCGCACGGAACCACCGGACATTCTCGGACTCATCCGCGAGGGCGGCTTCGGTCGGCTGGACCAGGGCCCAGTAGACGATCGAAACCACCCGCTGCGTGGGTGAGCGGTGCAGACCGCCGAACGCGTACAACTGCTCCAGGTAGCTGGGGGCAAGTCCCGTTGTCTCCCTCAGGTTCCTGGATGCCGCATCCTGGAGCGACTCCGCGTGGCTCAGCGGACCGCCCGGCAGCGCCCACAGCCCTTTGAAGGGTTCCCGGATCCTCCGCACCAGGGGCAGCCAGAGCGTAGGGCGCCCGGATTTTTCACTGGGGCGGAGCGCGAAGATGACCGTGGAGATGGCCAGCGACGGCGGCGCGGCCTGGCGTTCCGAGACATTGGCTGAGCTGGAGTACATGGTGCACCGCCTTCCGGTGGGCCAGGGGCTTGGCGCCGGAGAGGCACCCGCCTGAGTTATGGTCACTTTGACCAAAACTAATTCTACGGGTTGGCGCCCCCTAAATGCCAAATATTTCTGAGGGGGGCCGTCCCGGGGTCTCCTGCCGCCGGCGGGCACCAAATTCCGCTGCGGGACCGTAGACGGTAAATTCAAGGGGTCCCACAAGGCGCCACCATCCAAACCCCAAGAAGGTTCACGGCAATGACGACGAAGTCCACCACGGTCCGACCCACCGGAAAGCCCGTCCGTCCTCCCCACAGCATGAAGCCCCGGCAGCTGACCATGATGGGGCTCGGCAGCGCCATCGGCGCCGGCCTGTTCCTGGGCTCCGGCGCGGGAGTGCAGGCAGCCGGCCCTGCCGTCCTCATTTCCTACCTGGTGGCCGGCACCCTGATCATCCTGGTCATGTGGGCCCTGGGCGAAATGGCCGCCGCGAACCCCAACAGCGGCGCCTTCTCCGTTTACGCTGAGCGCGCCCTGGGGAAGACGGCCGGCGCCACCATCGGCTGGCTCTGGTGGCTCCAGCTGGTGGTGGTGATCGCCGCCGAAGCGCTGGGGGCCGCTGCACTCCTCTTCTCCGTGTGGCCGGTCATTCCGGTGTGGGCGCTGGCGCTGGTGTTCATGGTGGTTTTCACCGGCATCAACCTCGCGGGGGTCCGGAACTTCGGCGAGTTCGAGTTCTGGTTCGCCATCCTCAAAGTTGCCGCGATAGTGCTGTTCCTGGCGGTGGGCGCCGCCCTGCTCCTGGGCCTCCTGCCCGCCACGTCACCCGGGCTGTCCAATGTCACCGGCAACTTTGCGCCACAGGGCCTGGGCGGCATTGCGTCCGCACTCTTCGTGGTCATCTTCGCGTTCGGCGGAACGGAGATTGTGTCCGTTGCCGCGGCGGAGACGGAGGATCCGGAGCGGAGCGTGGCCAAGGCCATCCGCACTGTTGTCTGGCGCATCCTGGTGTTCTATATCGGCTCTGTGTTCGTCATCGCCGCCGTCCTTCCGGCCACCTCGGAAAGCCTCGCCTCACCGTTTGCCGGGGTGCTGGACGCGGCCCGCATCCCCGGCGCCGGAACGGCGATCACCCTGGTGGCCGTCGTCGCACTCCTCTCCGCACTGAATGCCAACCTCTACGGGGCGTCGCGGATGGCCTACTCCCTCGCCCAGCGCTCCGCAGCGCCCCGCGTCCTCACCCGCCTGGGCGGCGCCAACGTCCCCATGCTCGCGGTGGGGGTGTCGGTGGCCTTCGGATTCATCGCCACGGTCCTGGAACTGCTGTTCCCGGAACGGATCCTTCCGGCCCTGTTCCAGCTGGTGGGCTCCACCTGCCTGGTGGTCTGGGGAAGCGCCCTCGTCTCCCAGCTGATCCTGCGGCGGCGGGCGGACCGGGCAGGAATTCCGCTGCCCCTGCGGATGAAGGGTTTCCCCGGCCTGACCATCCTGGGACTTGTCCTGCTGGCCCTCATTTTCGCTGTGGGGTTCAGTGCGGAAGAGAGCCGCCTCCAGCTCTTCAGCACCTTTGCCCTTATCGCCGGGATTGCCCTGGCCTGTGCGGCGGGCGGCCGGCTCACTGCCCGGACCCGCCGGCCCAGGGTAGGTGGCGCCAACAGTCGTTTTGACGGCTTATAAGCACACATTGCGCTACCCGGATTGACGCCGGGGCTGGAGCTGGCCAAGGGAAATAGCCGGGCGGCCGGCAGGTAGAGTAAAAATAAAAGCACGAGGTTCCGAAGCGCCGGGTCCGCCTGGGCGCCGTACTTGATGAGGACTGACACCATGAGCGGCAGGCACACCGGCCAACAGCACACGCACACCGTGGAAGGCACGGACCCGCAGCTCTACGTGGCGGTGCATGATCCCGCGGTTGATGCCGGGTTCCGCCCGGTCCTGCTGGTGCACGGGTTCTCCTCCTCCAGCAAGCTCAACTGGGAGGACACCGGATGGGTGGCCGCGCTGCTGGACGCCGGCCGGCGGGTCATCACGGTGGACCTGCCCGGCCACGGCCGCAGCGGCGCCCCGGAGGACCGGGACTCCTACTCCCCCAGCAGGATCCGCGCGGACCTGCTGCAAACAGCGTTCGACGCCGGCGTGCGGCCATTGCAGGAAGGCGACCCTTCCAGCGGCCTTGACATCGTGGGCTACTCCCTGGGCTCCAGGCTCGCCTGGGAATTCGGCGCCACCCAGCCGGAAATCACCCACCGCCTTGTCCTTGGCGGCCCCAACATTTCCGATCCGCTGGCCGAGTTCGACCTTCGGGCCGCGCAGGACTACCTCGCCGACGGCACCCCCATCGCCGACGAATCCACGGCCCGGCTGCTCAAGATGGCACTCCTGCTGCCCAGCAACAACATCTTCGCGCTCCTCTCCCTGGTGGAGGCCATCAAAGCAGAGCCGTACGACCCCGCAGAGGCAGTTCCCCACATGCCGATGCTCCTGGTGGCGGGGGAAAAGGATGAACGGGTCGCCAGCCTGCCGCAGCTTGAAGAACTGGCGCGGAAGGCCGGTTCCATGGCGGAGCAGCTTATTCTGCCCGGCAGGAACCACACGAATGCCGTGACGAGCAGGGCCTTCAAGCAGGCTGCCATATCCTTCCTGGCCGTCTAGCCTTTCTCCCGGAGGGACTGATGCGCACGTTCTTCGAAGACCGTACGGACGCCGGTGAACGCCTTGCGGCCATCCTTCCGCAGTTCCGGGAGCGGCGCGACACCCTTGTGCTTGGCTTGGCCCGCGGGGGAATCCCCGTGGCAGCGGCGGTGGCAAAGGCCCTCCACCTTCCCCTCGGAACCGTCCTGGTCCGAAAGCTCGGAATTCCCGGCCATGAAGAAACCGCCTACGGCGCCCTGGCGTGGCTCCATGGCCGGACAGTCCGGCTGGTCAACAAGCCCCTGCTGGACCGCGTCCTTGAACACGGTGTCCGCCAGGAATGGCTCGACGCCGTAGAGCAGCGGGAGCGGTCTGAGCTGCTCCGCCGCGTGGAGCTCTATCCGGGTGCGGACCTCGACCTCGCCGGAAGGACCGTCCTCCTGGTGGACGACGGCCTGGCGACGGGAGCCACCATGCGTGCAGCAGTCGAGGCAGTGCGCGACGGCGGTGCGGCAGCCGTTGTGGCGGCCGCTCCGGTTGGCTCCGTCGAGGCAGAGGCCTCCGTGGAGCGCGCATGTGACGCCGTGCTGTGCCTGCACCTGCCCGGAAAGTTCCGCGCGGTGGGCAGTTTCTACCGGCGCTTTGAGCAACTCTCGGACGATGATGCGATCAGCCTGCTGCAGCGGTAGGAGCCCCGCAGCAATCTTTTGCGGGACGGCAAGGCGGGCCGGACCATGATTGTCCGGCCCGCCGTCGTTCCGGTTACCCCAGCCGCATTGCGCGGCTTAGTGGTGGCTGACCCCCAGCGGGCGGCCCTTGGTTTCCTTGGCGAGGACAACGCCGATGGCGGAGATGACGCACAGCACCATGATGTAGATGCCGATGGACCCGGTCCACTTGGTGGACTGCAGCAGCGTTTCAGCGATGGTCGCCGCGAATGCGCCGCCCAGGATGGCGCCGAAAGCATAGCCGATGGAAATCCCGGAGTACCGCACGTTCGCGGGGAACATCTCGGCGTACATTGCTGACATGGGCCCGTAGGAAAGCCCAAGCCCGATGGTGAGGACAAACAGCGCCAGGCCGTAGAACCAGATGTTCTTGGTGTCGATGAGGGCGAACATCGGGATCATCCAGGCAAAGATGATGGCGTAGCCCGTCAGGAACGTCTTGACCCGGCCAATGCGGTCCGAGAGCCAGCCGCCTGCAAGGGTGAAGATCAGCCAGCCGAAGGAGGCCAGCGTGGTGGCCAGCAGCACCTCCGGGGTAGGCATCTTCAAGGTCCTGGTGGCGTAGGCAATGAAGAAGGCAATCAGCAGGTAGCCGGCCGCATTGTTCGCGATGAAGATCATGGTGGAGTACAGGACCGGCTTCTTGTGGCTGCGGACCAGCTCGCCCAGCGGTGCCTTGCTTTCCTGCTTCCGGGCAGCCATTTCCCGGAAGACGGGGCTTTCGGCCACCGCCCGCCGGATCAAGTAGCCCACCACGATAAGGAGGATGGAGAGCAGGAACGGCACGCGCCAGCCCCAGGCCGCGAAGTCCTCCTTGGACATGCTGGTGTTGAGGAAGAAGAGCAGGCCGGTGGCCAGGATCATGCCGATGGGCACGCCGATTTGCGGGTAGGCGCCGAAGAGGCCGCGCTTGTTCAGGGGCGCATGTTCAACAGCCATCAGTGCCGCCCCGCCCCACTCGCCGCCCGCCGAGAAGCCCTGAACGATGCGGAGAATGATCAGCAGGACCGGCGCCCAGGCGCCGATCTGGGCGTAGGTGGGCAGCATGCCGATCAGGGCTGTGGCTGCCCCCATCATCACCAGGGTGAAGACAAGCATCGCCTTGCGGCCCAGGCGGTCGCCCAGGTGGCCTGCCACCACGGCGCCGAGGGGCCGGAAGAGGAAGCTGATGCCGATCAGGGCGAATGACAGGATCTGTGCCAGGCCGGGGTTGGACTGGTTCAGGGGCGCCAGGAACAGCGGTGACAGCAGCGTCGCGGTCAACTGGGCAAAAATGAAGAAGTCGTACCACTCGATGGTGGTTCCGACGAGGGTGCCGGCGAGGACCTTGCGTTCCTCCCGCCGGGAACTGGGACCGGCGAGTGTGTCCACCTTGGAAGGTGTGGTCATTGAAACTCCATTGTTCAAGGCAGCAGAGCTGCCGGGACGCCATCAGGATTACCGACAGAACGGTCAGTTAGTTAGTAGGGTACTACGAAAATGTGAGGCACAACACGGCCGGGGGAAACTTTTATGCACAGCCTGCTGAACTGCGGGAACCTCCGGAAAGCTGTCCTGACGTTTGGGCTGCGTCAAGGCCAGTTCTATATTTGAATTGCCGTTTCGAATTGAGGACACCGCACGTCTGGCCGGGAACCCCCAGGGCAGCTCCTGCGGCACGTGCCACCTAGGATGGTCACCATGAATCCCACCGCTGCAGCCGCGGCCGGAGCAGCGCCGGCACAGGCGTCCGCGTCGCAAACCCTGTCCCGGGGAATCCGCGCCCTGGAGATCCTGGCGGCAGCGCCCGGCCCACTGACCATTGCCGAACTGGCGGACGCGATGGGCGTGCACCGATCGGTCGCGTACCGCATCCTCCGGACCCTGGAGGACCACTCGCTGCTGGTGCGGGACGACGCCGGGCGGGTCCAGCCGGGGCCGGGGCTTGCGGTCCTGGCTCGCGGAGTTTCGCGCAACCTGCAGGCGGCCGCCCTTCCCGAGCTGACGCAACTGGCAAACACCCTGGACATGACGGCGTTCGTGGCAGTGTGGGACCACCACGACTGCATCACCCTGCTCACGGTGGAACCCAGGCACTCGGGCGCCACAGTGGCCCAGCATCCCGGCACCCGCCATCCCGTCAACGCCGGCGCCCCTGGCATCGCCATCCAGTCGGCGCTCACCGAGTCCGAATGGGACCGGCTGGCCACGGGAATCCCCTACCGCCCCGAAGCTGCCGAGGCCCGCCGCGCCGGATACTCGGCCAGCCACGACGAGGTCATCGCCGGCGTATCCTCCCTGGCTGCGCCCGTCCGGGTTCCCGGCAGCCGGCCGGCCGCCCTCGCCGTCGTCTATATCCGCTCATCCCATGACCCCGCGACGGTGGGCGCGGCGCTGGTGGAGAGCGCCGCCAGGATCGAGCGGCAACTGGCTTAGGGCCTGCGGCGAAGAACGACGGCGGACCCGGCACCGAGGAGTGCCAGCACCGCTGCGGCGCAGACCGGGACAACGAACGCCGCTGTGTAGCCGTGCAGTTCGGCCAGCTGGCCGCCAAGGGACGAACCAAGGGCAGTGCCGGCCACGATGCCGCTGGCCAGCGCCGTCATTACGGTGCCGAGTCGTCCCGCCGGCGCGACGACACCGCCCACGCCAAAGACCGTGACCATGACCGGCCCCACCGGGAGGCCCAGGACCAGCAGCGCTGCCACCATCCCATGCATCGAGGACGGCAGCAACAGGAGCAGGGCCAGCCCTGCCATCAGCCCGGCGCACAGCGCCCACCGCCCGGACAGGCTGAAGGCCTGCGGCCAGTAGGCAACGGACAATGCCGCCGCGGCTGAGCTCAGCCCCATGACGGCGTACAGCAGGCCGGCAACCTCCGAGCCTGCGAACATTCCCGAAAACGAGCTCAGGGCGGCCTGCGTCGAGCCGAAGAACGTTCCCATGCACACCATGGCAAGCACCGGCAGGGCCACCGCTGCCGGCAGGCGCCCGGACGCGTTTCTTGCACCCTGCAAACGCCGGTCCGCGGCGGTCCGGTCCGCCCAGCCCGCCGGAACTGCCTTGATGGCCGGAACGGCCTGATGGGTGCGGTGCACGGCGAAGGCCGGAACGAAGGTGATGGTCATGGCCGCCGCAAGGGCAAGGGGCAGCCAGGGCGCCAGCAGGCTGGCCAGGATTCCCACCAGTGCCGGCCCCAGGACAAAGGTCACCTCATCCGCGGTGCTTTCGTAGGAGAGGGCGGTGTGCAAGTCCTTCGCCTTGTCCGCATCCGTCCCCCGGGAGGCCAGGGCCATCCACCGCACCCTGGCCAGCGGTCCGACCTGCGGACAGCTTGCACCGGACACGAAGGCGGACGCCAACACTGCCGCGGTACCACCGCCAGGCTCCCCCATGACCCACACTGCAAGCATCAGGGCCACCACTGCCACGGTATTAAGGAGGGCAGCAATCAGCAGCACCGGGCGTTGTCCGTGCCGGTCGGCCAAGGATCCCAAGGCCGGAGCGCCCAACGCCGAACCGATTCCGACCGCACCGGCAGCCGTCCCGCCCAGAGCGTAGGAACCGCTGGCTGACGTAACCAGGGTGAGCGTGCCGACTGTCAGCATGGCCAGCGGAAGCCGCGCAAACAGCCCCAGCGGTATAAAGCCCGGGCCGGCAAGATGGGGCAGCCGGGCGAAGCGGCCGCGACTGGGAGCCGGGTTGGCGGCGACTTGGTTGGCGGCGGCTTGGTTGGCTGAGGCTTGGTTGGCGGCGGCAGGCGGCTCAGTTAACCGGGCC
The Arthrobacter sp. PGP41 genome window above contains:
- a CDS encoding phosphoribosyltransferase, which codes for MRTFFEDRTDAGERLAAILPQFRERRDTLVLGLARGGIPVAAAVAKALHLPLGTVLVRKLGIPGHEETAYGALAWLHGRTVRLVNKPLLDRVLEHGVRQEWLDAVEQRERSELLRRVELYPGADLDLAGRTVLLVDDGLATGATMRAAVEAVRDGGAAAVVAAAPVGSVEAEASVERACDAVLCLHLPGKFRAVGSFYRRFEQLSDDDAISLLQR
- a CDS encoding amino acid permease — encoded protein: MTTKSTTVRPTGKPVRPPHSMKPRQLTMMGLGSAIGAGLFLGSGAGVQAAGPAVLISYLVAGTLIILVMWALGEMAAANPNSGAFSVYAERALGKTAGATIGWLWWLQLVVVIAAEALGAAALLFSVWPVIPVWALALVFMVVFTGINLAGVRNFGEFEFWFAILKVAAIVLFLAVGAALLLGLLPATSPGLSNVTGNFAPQGLGGIASALFVVIFAFGGTEIVSVAAAETEDPERSVAKAIRTVVWRILVFYIGSVFVIAAVLPATSESLASPFAGVLDAARIPGAGTAITLVAVVALLSALNANLYGASRMAYSLAQRSAAPRVLTRLGGANVPMLAVGVSVAFGFIATVLELLFPERILPALFQLVGSTCLVVWGSALVSQLILRRRADRAGIPLPLRMKGFPGLTILGLVLLALIFAVGFSAEESRLQLFSTFALIAGIALACAAGGRLTARTRRPRVGGANSRFDGL
- a CDS encoding alpha/beta fold hydrolase, with the protein product MSGRHTGQQHTHTVEGTDPQLYVAVHDPAVDAGFRPVLLVHGFSSSSKLNWEDTGWVAALLDAGRRVITVDLPGHGRSGAPEDRDSYSPSRIRADLLQTAFDAGVRPLQEGDPSSGLDIVGYSLGSRLAWEFGATQPEITHRLVLGGPNISDPLAEFDLRAAQDYLADGTPIADESTARLLKMALLLPSNNIFALLSLVEAIKAEPYDPAEAVPHMPMLLVAGEKDERVASLPQLEELARKAGSMAEQLILPGRNHTNAVTSRAFKQAAISFLAV
- a CDS encoding IclR family transcriptional regulator — translated: MNPTAAAAAGAAPAQASASQTLSRGIRALEILAAAPGPLTIAELADAMGVHRSVAYRILRTLEDHSLLVRDDAGRVQPGPGLAVLARGVSRNLQAAALPELTQLANTLDMTAFVAVWDHHDCITLLTVEPRHSGATVAQHPGTRHPVNAGAPGIAIQSALTESEWDRLATGIPYRPEAAEARRAGYSASHDEVIAGVSSLAAPVRVPGSRPAALAVVYIRSSHDPATVGAALVESAARIERQLA
- a CDS encoding MFS transporter, translating into MTSSTSPASPQAAVPAGQPLPSPAPAPARLTEPPAAANQASANQAAANQVAANPAPSRGRFARLPHLAGPGFIPLGLFARLPLAMLTVGTLTLVTSASGSYALGGTAAGAVGIGSALGAPALGSLADRHGQRPVLLIAALLNTVAVVALMLAVWVMGEPGGGTAAVLASAFVSGASCPQVGPLARVRWMALASRGTDADKAKDLHTALSYESTADEVTFVLGPALVGILASLLAPWLPLALAAAMTITFVPAFAVHRTHQAVPAIKAVPAGWADRTAADRRLQGARNASGRLPAAVALPVLAMVCMGTFFGSTQAALSSFSGMFAGSEVAGLLYAVMGLSSAAAALSVAYWPQAFSLSGRWALCAGLMAGLALLLLLPSSMHGMVAALLVLGLPVGPVMVTVFGVGGVVAPAGRLGTVMTALASGIVAGTALGSSLGGQLAELHGYTAAFVVPVCAAAVLALLGAGSAVVLRRRP
- a CDS encoding NUDIX hydrolase is translated as MYSSSANVSERQAAPPSLAISTVIFALRPSEKSGRPTLWLPLVRRIREPFKGLWALPGGPLSHAESLQDAASRNLRETTGLAPSYLEQLYAFGGLHRSPTQRVVSIVYWALVQPTEAALADESENVRWFRADRLGELAFDHNAIVDYALWRLRNKLAYGSVAYHLLGEYFTLAQVREVYEAVLDRELDPANFRRQLKSTPEIEETGEYLQGGKHRPPRLYRFTGRPGLDPDNRSTP
- a CDS encoding MFS transporter, giving the protein MTTPSKVDTLAGPSSRREERKVLAGTLVGTTIEWYDFFIFAQLTATLLSPLFLAPLNQSNPGLAQILSFALIGISFLFRPLGAVVAGHLGDRLGRKAMLVFTLVMMGAATALIGMLPTYAQIGAWAPVLLIILRIVQGFSAGGEWGGAALMAVEHAPLNKRGLFGAYPQIGVPIGMILATGLLFFLNTSMSKEDFAAWGWRVPFLLSILLIVVGYLIRRAVAESPVFREMAARKQESKAPLGELVRSHKKPVLYSTMIFIANNAAGYLLIAFFIAYATRTLKMPTPEVLLATTLASFGWLIFTLAGGWLSDRIGRVKTFLTGYAIIFAWMIPMFALIDTKNIWFYGLALFVLTIGLGLSYGPMSAMYAEMFPANVRYSGISIGYAFGAILGGAFAATIAETLLQSTKWTGSIGIYIMVLCVISAIGVVLAKETKGRPLGVSHH
- the nadA gene encoding quinolinate synthase NadA encodes the protein MSSVNTAIQLISREQAENGATAKGSTCSPALAKGPWDYDRAEALAGVPAYGPGASSADVAPAATPRQGQLPEEYKLASDAELGERILAAKAALGDRAVILGHFYQRDEVIQYADFVGDSFQLANAALTRPDAEAIVFCGVHFMAETADILSAPEQAVILPNLAAGCSMADMADADSVAECWEQLEEIYGTEPDAEGRVPVIPVTYMNSSAALKAFCGEHGGIVCTSSNARTVLEWAFQRARRVLFFPDQHLGRNTAKALGVPMEQMPMWNPRKDLGGNDEQALLDSRVILWHGFCSVHKRFSVAQIEKARADFPGVQVIVHPECPMEVVDAADSAGSTDFIKKAIAAATEPTTFAIGTEINMVNRLAAEYPQHTIFCLDPVICPCSTMYRIHPGYLAWVLEELVAGRIVNRITVADSVQDRARTALERMLAARP
- the nadB gene encoding L-aspartate oxidase, whose protein sequence is MSTPSTEPGTRRRLIVVGSGIAGLYAALLAADAGADVVLLSKGPLCESNTWYAQGGISAVLDEPAPGDTVAAHIADTLQAGAGHCNEEAVRLMCTEARRDIAGLERFGVVFDPGADGGPALGLEAAHSAPRILHAGGDATGAKVAAALIRAALARQADGSVALHTGANATALRQTDGRVNGVEFLQDGRTLTLHGDAVLLATGGAGQLFAQTTNPAVATADGLALAVRSGAAVADLEFFQFHPTCLVPGAGAPDPGTARGLDQDPLLISEAVRGEGAILVDGNGKRFMRAYHPGAELAPRDVVSRSIALHLAKLGDPNGHVYLDARIIEQTKGPGFLARRFPTLTQRTLDAGIDWTRELVPVAPAAHYWMGGVLTDLHARTTVPGLYAAGEVARTGVHGANRLASNSLLEGLVFGRRAVEHFLSGDDGGGWDAPRGTDAPRAVSAAGGLPLTHASAPLPRDAESDVPFPAALVGEPAASGAPVGSRLASDGRGGGGSAQFSRDALRRMMTAKAGVLRSGELLREAGDTLGRWAAVVRPGTVAPGADACLHEDRNLLLAAQLLVAAAQQRRESLGAHYRSDCPEDASGIREEFDPTYPNRPKVSVLHD